The following are encoded together in the Mustela nigripes isolate SB6536 chromosome 11, MUSNIG.SB6536, whole genome shotgun sequence genome:
- the TGFB1I1 gene encoding transforming growth factor beta-1-induced transcript 1 protein isoform X3 translates to MPRSGVPKERTPEPLTAPLPYGHQPQTGSGESSGASGDKDHLYSTVCKPRSPKPAAPAAPPFSSSSGVLGTGLCELDRLLQELNATQFNITDEIMSQFPPSKETVGEQKEDQCEDKKRPSLPPSPSPVLPKPSATSATLELDRLMASLSDFRVQNHVNQLPASGSAQPPEPSSVNEDSPSSPGPASKGSLDTMLGLLQSDLSRRGVPTQTKGLCGSCNKPIAGQVVTALGRAWHPEHFICGGCSMALGGSSFFEKDGAPFCPECYFERFSPRCGLCNQPIRHKMVTALGTHWHPEHFCCVSCGEPFGDEGFHEREGRPYCRRDFLQLFAPRCQGCQGPILDNYISALSALWHPDCFVCRECFAPFSGGSFFEHEGRPLCENHFHARRGSLCATCGLPVTGRCVSALGRRFHPDHFTCTFCLRPLTKGSFQERAGKPYCQPCFVKLFG, encoded by the exons ATGCCAAGGTCGGGGGTTCCAAAAGAGCGGACCCCAGAGCCTCTCACAGCTCCCCTGCCCTATGGCCACCAACCACAG ACGGGGTCTGGGGAGTCTTCCGGAGCCTCTGGGGACAAGGACCATCTATACAG TACGGTTTGCAAGCCTCGGTCCCCAAAGCCTGCAGCCCCTGcggcccctcccttctcctcttccagcGGTGTCTTGGGCACAGGGCTCTGTGAGCTAGACCGGTTGCTTCAGGAACTTAATGCTACCCAGTTCAACATCACAG ATGAAATAATGTCTCAGTTCCCTCCAAGCAAGGAGACTGTAGGGGAACAGAAGGAGGACCAATGTGAGGACAAGAAAAGGCCCAGCCT CCCTCCCAGCCCGTCTCCGGTTCTCCCAAAGCCTTCAGCAACCTCCGCCACCCTGGAGTTGGATAGATTGATGGCTTCGCTGTCGGATTTCCGTGTCCAAAACCATGTGAATCAG CTTCCAGCGTCTGGGTCAGCCCAGCCACCAGAGCCAAGCTCTGTGAATGAGGACTCCCCATCCTCACCAGGGCCGGCCAGCAAGGGCAGCCTAGACACCATGCTGGGGCTGCTGCAGTCTGATCTCAGCCGCCGTGGTGTTCCTACCCAGACCAAGGGTCTCTGTGGCTCCTGTAATAAACCTATTGCTGGGCAA GTGGTGACTGCGCTGGGCCGGGCTTGGCACCCTGAGCACTTCATTTGCGGCGGCTGTTCCATGGCCCTGGGAGGCAGCAGCTTCTTTGAGAAGGACGGAGCCCCCTTCTGCCCTGAATGCTACTTTGAGCGCTTTTCCCCACGATGTGGCCTCTGCAATCAACCCATCAGACAC AAGATGGTTACTGCCTTGGGCACCCACTGGCACCCGGAGCATTTCTGCTGCGTCAGTTGTGGGGAGCCCTTCGGAGATGAGG GTTTCCACGAGCGAGAGGGCCGCCCCTACTGCCGCCGCGACTTCCTGCAGCTGTTCGCGCCGCGCTGCCAGGGCTGCCAAGGCCCCATTCTGGACAACTACATCTCGGCGCTCAGCGCCCTGTGGCACCCGGACTGCTTCGTCTGCAGG GAATGCTTCGCCCCCTTCTCGGGAGGCAGCTTCTTCGAGCACGAGGGCCGCCCGCTGTGCGAGAACCATTTCCACGCGCGGCGCGGCTCGTTGTGCGCCACGTGCGGCCTCCCGGTGACCGGCCGTTGCGTGTCGGCCCTGGGCCGTCGCTTCCACCCGGACCACTTCACCTGCACCTTCTGCCTGCGCCCGCTCACCAAGGGCTCCTTCCAGGAGCGCGCCGGCAAGCCCTACTGCCAGCCCTGCTTCGTCAAGCTCTTCGGCTGA
- the TGFB1I1 gene encoding transforming growth factor beta-1-induced transcript 1 protein isoform X2 has protein sequence MEDLDALLSDLETTTSHMPRSGVPKERTPEPLTAPLPYGHQPQTGSGESSGASGDKDHLYSTVCKPRSPKPAAPAAPPFSSSSGVLGTGLCELDRLLQELNATQFNITDEIMSQFPPSKETVGEQKEDQCEDKKRPSLPPSPSPVLPKPSATSATLELDRLMASLSDFRVQNHVNQLPASGSAQPPEPSSVNEDSPSSPGPASKGSLDTMLGLLQSDLSRRGVPTQTKGLCGSCNKPIAGQVVTALGRAWHPEHFICGGCSMALGGSSFFEKDGAPFCPECYFERFSPRCGLCNQPIRHKMVTALGTHWHPEHFCCVSCGEPFGDEGFHEREGRPYCRRDFLQLFAPRCQGCQGPILDNYISALSALWHPDCFVCRECFAPFSGGSFFEHEGRPLCENHFHARRGSLCATCGLPVTGRCVSALGRRFHPDHFTCTFCLRPLTKGSFQERAGKPYCQPCFVKLFG, from the exons ATGGAGGACCTGG ATGCCCTGCTGTCTGACCTGGAGACCACCACCTCACACATGCCAAGGTCGGGGGTTCCAAAAGAGCGGACCCCAGAGCCTCTCACAGCTCCCCTGCCCTATGGCCACCAACCACAG ACGGGGTCTGGGGAGTCTTCCGGAGCCTCTGGGGACAAGGACCATCTATACAG TACGGTTTGCAAGCCTCGGTCCCCAAAGCCTGCAGCCCCTGcggcccctcccttctcctcttccagcGGTGTCTTGGGCACAGGGCTCTGTGAGCTAGACCGGTTGCTTCAGGAACTTAATGCTACCCAGTTCAACATCACAG ATGAAATAATGTCTCAGTTCCCTCCAAGCAAGGAGACTGTAGGGGAACAGAAGGAGGACCAATGTGAGGACAAGAAAAGGCCCAGCCT CCCTCCCAGCCCGTCTCCGGTTCTCCCAAAGCCTTCAGCAACCTCCGCCACCCTGGAGTTGGATAGATTGATGGCTTCGCTGTCGGATTTCCGTGTCCAAAACCATGTGAATCAG CTTCCAGCGTCTGGGTCAGCCCAGCCACCAGAGCCAAGCTCTGTGAATGAGGACTCCCCATCCTCACCAGGGCCGGCCAGCAAGGGCAGCCTAGACACCATGCTGGGGCTGCTGCAGTCTGATCTCAGCCGCCGTGGTGTTCCTACCCAGACCAAGGGTCTCTGTGGCTCCTGTAATAAACCTATTGCTGGGCAA GTGGTGACTGCGCTGGGCCGGGCTTGGCACCCTGAGCACTTCATTTGCGGCGGCTGTTCCATGGCCCTGGGAGGCAGCAGCTTCTTTGAGAAGGACGGAGCCCCCTTCTGCCCTGAATGCTACTTTGAGCGCTTTTCCCCACGATGTGGCCTCTGCAATCAACCCATCAGACAC AAGATGGTTACTGCCTTGGGCACCCACTGGCACCCGGAGCATTTCTGCTGCGTCAGTTGTGGGGAGCCCTTCGGAGATGAGG GTTTCCACGAGCGAGAGGGCCGCCCCTACTGCCGCCGCGACTTCCTGCAGCTGTTCGCGCCGCGCTGCCAGGGCTGCCAAGGCCCCATTCTGGACAACTACATCTCGGCGCTCAGCGCCCTGTGGCACCCGGACTGCTTCGTCTGCAGG GAATGCTTCGCCCCCTTCTCGGGAGGCAGCTTCTTCGAGCACGAGGGCCGCCCGCTGTGCGAGAACCATTTCCACGCGCGGCGCGGCTCGTTGTGCGCCACGTGCGGCCTCCCGGTGACCGGCCGTTGCGTGTCGGCCCTGGGCCGTCGCTTCCACCCGGACCACTTCACCTGCACCTTCTGCCTGCGCCCGCTCACCAAGGGCTCCTTCCAGGAGCGCGCCGGCAAGCCCTACTGCCAGCCCTGCTTCGTCAAGCTCTTCGGCTGA
- the TGFB1I1 gene encoding transforming growth factor beta-1-induced transcript 1 protein isoform X1: MPGKDALLSDLETTTSHMPRSGVPKERTPEPLTAPLPYGHQPQTGSGESSGASGDKDHLYSTVCKPRSPKPAAPAAPPFSSSSGVLGTGLCELDRLLQELNATQFNITDEIMSQFPPSKETVGEQKEDQCEDKKRPSLPPSPSPVLPKPSATSATLELDRLMASLSDFRVQNHVNQLPASGSAQPPEPSSVNEDSPSSPGPASKGSLDTMLGLLQSDLSRRGVPTQTKGLCGSCNKPIAGQVVTALGRAWHPEHFICGGCSMALGGSSFFEKDGAPFCPECYFERFSPRCGLCNQPIRHKMVTALGTHWHPEHFCCVSCGEPFGDEGFHEREGRPYCRRDFLQLFAPRCQGCQGPILDNYISALSALWHPDCFVCRECFAPFSGGSFFEHEGRPLCENHFHARRGSLCATCGLPVTGRCVSALGRRFHPDHFTCTFCLRPLTKGSFQERAGKPYCQPCFVKLFG; encoded by the exons ATGCCGGGGAAGG ATGCCCTGCTGTCTGACCTGGAGACCACCACCTCACACATGCCAAGGTCGGGGGTTCCAAAAGAGCGGACCCCAGAGCCTCTCACAGCTCCCCTGCCCTATGGCCACCAACCACAG ACGGGGTCTGGGGAGTCTTCCGGAGCCTCTGGGGACAAGGACCATCTATACAG TACGGTTTGCAAGCCTCGGTCCCCAAAGCCTGCAGCCCCTGcggcccctcccttctcctcttccagcGGTGTCTTGGGCACAGGGCTCTGTGAGCTAGACCGGTTGCTTCAGGAACTTAATGCTACCCAGTTCAACATCACAG ATGAAATAATGTCTCAGTTCCCTCCAAGCAAGGAGACTGTAGGGGAACAGAAGGAGGACCAATGTGAGGACAAGAAAAGGCCCAGCCT CCCTCCCAGCCCGTCTCCGGTTCTCCCAAAGCCTTCAGCAACCTCCGCCACCCTGGAGTTGGATAGATTGATGGCTTCGCTGTCGGATTTCCGTGTCCAAAACCATGTGAATCAG CTTCCAGCGTCTGGGTCAGCCCAGCCACCAGAGCCAAGCTCTGTGAATGAGGACTCCCCATCCTCACCAGGGCCGGCCAGCAAGGGCAGCCTAGACACCATGCTGGGGCTGCTGCAGTCTGATCTCAGCCGCCGTGGTGTTCCTACCCAGACCAAGGGTCTCTGTGGCTCCTGTAATAAACCTATTGCTGGGCAA GTGGTGACTGCGCTGGGCCGGGCTTGGCACCCTGAGCACTTCATTTGCGGCGGCTGTTCCATGGCCCTGGGAGGCAGCAGCTTCTTTGAGAAGGACGGAGCCCCCTTCTGCCCTGAATGCTACTTTGAGCGCTTTTCCCCACGATGTGGCCTCTGCAATCAACCCATCAGACAC AAGATGGTTACTGCCTTGGGCACCCACTGGCACCCGGAGCATTTCTGCTGCGTCAGTTGTGGGGAGCCCTTCGGAGATGAGG GTTTCCACGAGCGAGAGGGCCGCCCCTACTGCCGCCGCGACTTCCTGCAGCTGTTCGCGCCGCGCTGCCAGGGCTGCCAAGGCCCCATTCTGGACAACTACATCTCGGCGCTCAGCGCCCTGTGGCACCCGGACTGCTTCGTCTGCAGG GAATGCTTCGCCCCCTTCTCGGGAGGCAGCTTCTTCGAGCACGAGGGCCGCCCGCTGTGCGAGAACCATTTCCACGCGCGGCGCGGCTCGTTGTGCGCCACGTGCGGCCTCCCGGTGACCGGCCGTTGCGTGTCGGCCCTGGGCCGTCGCTTCCACCCGGACCACTTCACCTGCACCTTCTGCCTGCGCCCGCTCACCAAGGGCTCCTTCCAGGAGCGCGCCGGCAAGCCCTACTGCCAGCCCTGCTTCGTCAAGCTCTTCGGCTGA